The following proteins are co-located in the Oceanimonas sp. GK1 genome:
- a CDS encoding EAL domain-containing protein, which yields MEIPIRIKQQTCMDCLSGQSLGFDIRMAFQPIIDWQQKDIFAYEALVRGPDGQGAGWVFERINDDNRYYFDQICRVTAIKTAARLGCDRLLSINFLPNAIYNPDTCIRATIEASELYGFDLKKIIFEVTEGERIVSQQKLKRIFESYARYGFYTAIDDYGAGFTSPEWLYSLRPAIVKLDMGMVRDIHREPAKQQRLAEVQRVCAELGALVLAEGIETVEERDYLVNAGVRYLQGYLFARPMLEEMLDPAHITGWD from the coding sequence ATGGAGATACCGATACGGATCAAGCAGCAAACCTGCATGGACTGCCTGAGCGGCCAATCCCTGGGGTTTGACATTCGCATGGCGTTTCAGCCGATCATCGACTGGCAGCAGAAAGACATTTTTGCCTATGAGGCGCTGGTACGGGGCCCCGACGGACAGGGGGCGGGCTGGGTGTTTGAGCGCATCAACGACGACAACCGCTATTACTTCGACCAGATATGCCGGGTCACCGCCATTAAAACCGCTGCCCGGCTGGGCTGCGACCGGTTGCTCAGCATCAACTTTCTGCCCAACGCCATCTACAATCCCGACACCTGCATCCGTGCCACCATAGAGGCATCGGAGCTGTACGGTTTTGATCTTAAAAAGATTATTTTCGAGGTGACCGAGGGTGAGCGCATTGTCAGCCAGCAAAAGCTCAAGCGCATTTTCGAGTCTTACGCCCGTTACGGCTTTTATACCGCCATCGACGACTACGGCGCCGGCTTCACCAGTCCGGAGTGGCTGTACAGTCTGCGTCCGGCCATCGTCAAACTCGACATGGGCATGGTGCGCGACATTCACCGGGAGCCGGCCAAACAGCAGCGGCTGGCCGAGGTGCAGCGGGTGTGCGCCGAGCTGGGCGCCCTGGTACTGGCCGAGGGCATAGAAACGGTGGAAGAGCGGGACTACCTGGTGAACGCCGGCGTGCGCTATTTGCAGGGCTACCTGTTTGCCCGGCCCATGCTGGAAGAAATGCTCGATCCTGCGCACATCACGGGATGGGACTGA
- a CDS encoding thiol-disulfide oxidoreductase DCC family protein, whose translation MLTVFYDGRCGLCDREIAFYRRHARPGAVRWLNLWEQPPELAAAGLTPARCLQQLHVLDERQQVHTGVNAFVALWRTVPRLAWLARLAQLPPVRWLLALGYRLFLCWYRRQPHVQQCTLNSKQG comes from the coding sequence ATGCTCACCGTGTTTTACGATGGCCGCTGCGGCCTGTGCGACCGGGAAATTGCCTTTTACCGCCGGCACGCCCGGCCGGGGGCGGTGCGCTGGCTCAATCTCTGGGAGCAGCCGCCGGAGCTGGCCGCCGCCGGGCTGACCCCGGCCCGCTGCCTGCAACAACTGCATGTGCTGGATGAGCGGCAGCAGGTGCACACCGGCGTGAATGCCTTTGTGGCCCTGTGGCGCACCGTGCCACGGCTGGCCTGGCTGGCGCGCCTGGCGCAACTACCGCCGGTGCGCTGGCTGCTGGCCCTGGGGTACCGGCTGTTTCTGTGCTGGTACCGCCGCCAGCCCCATGTACAACAATGCACCCTCAATTCAAAGCAAGGATAA
- a CDS encoding NAD(P)/FAD-dependent oxidoreductase, producing the protein MTPRIAIIGAGLAGLTLARELSEHADITLFEKARGLGGRMSSRRRDQQRWDHGAQFFTARSRAFKALLTPFMESGAVVAWQPNITTLSPNQAPYKRPWFEPHYVAAPAMNSLLKAMSPGLNIALQTRVQSLEPQGDRWRLLDDQGEWLGEFDWVISSAPLPQTRELLPLAADAYAGFGMRPCYALMLTVDDRDLPVWDAAKVNDSPLGWIAFNHRLPGRNPEVGAVVAHSSADWAEAHLEDDQDAVREQLTAEFCALTGVAPNAVQEAQLHRWRYALATEVDGEPVGYVLDTARKLAACGDWCLGGRVEAAFTSARRLAARLRERGL; encoded by the coding sequence ATGACACCACGCATTGCCATTATCGGCGCCGGTCTGGCCGGGCTGACCCTGGCCCGGGAACTGAGCGAGCACGCCGACATCACTCTGTTTGAAAAGGCCCGTGGGCTGGGCGGGCGCATGTCCAGCCGTCGCCGCGACCAGCAGCGCTGGGATCACGGCGCCCAGTTTTTTACCGCCCGCTCCCGCGCCTTCAAGGCCCTGCTCACGCCCTTTATGGAAAGCGGCGCCGTGGTGGCATGGCAGCCCAATATCACCACCCTGAGCCCCAACCAGGCTCCCTACAAGCGGCCCTGGTTCGAGCCCCACTATGTGGCGGCGCCGGCCATGAACAGCCTGCTCAAGGCCATGAGCCCGGGCCTCAACATCGCCCTGCAAACCCGGGTGCAAAGCCTGGAGCCGCAGGGCGACCGGTGGCGGCTACTGGATGACCAGGGGGAATGGCTGGGTGAGTTCGACTGGGTAATCAGCTCGGCGCCGCTGCCGCAAACCCGGGAATTGCTGCCCCTGGCCGCCGACGCTTACGCCGGCTTTGGCATGCGCCCCTGCTACGCCCTGATGCTGACGGTAGACGACCGGGATCTGCCGGTGTGGGACGCCGCCAAGGTGAACGACTCGCCCCTGGGCTGGATTGCCTTCAACCACCGGCTGCCCGGGCGCAACCCTGAGGTTGGCGCCGTGGTGGCCCACAGCAGCGCCGACTGGGCCGAGGCCCACCTGGAAGACGATCAGGACGCGGTGCGCGAGCAGCTCACCGCCGAATTCTGCGCCCTGACCGGGGTCGCGCCAAACGCCGTGCAGGAAGCGCAACTGCACCGCTGGCGCTATGCCCTGGCCACCGAGGTGGACGGCGAGCCGGTGGGCTATGTGCTGGATACGGCGCGCAAGCTGGCCGCCTGCGGCGACTGGTGCCTGGGCGGACGGGTGGAAGCGGCCTTTACCAGTGCCCGCCGGCTGGCGGCCCGGCTGCGCGAACGCGGCCTCTGA
- a CDS encoding ABC transporter ATP-binding protein has product MNAFTPLSSVVAEPALEARALSVGHDATLVLDGLDLQLRPGRVTAIVGPNGCGKSTLLNTLGRVLRPAAGQVLLRGEDIRRKPGRELARELALLPQHSAAPEGMTVLDLVRFGRQPHQGWLQQWSEQDQAAVADALAAADVLELQHRELDRLSGGQRQRAWIAMAMAQSTPLLLLDEPTSALDLGHQIEVFELIRRLAGRGKTVVMVVHDLINACRYADELVAMHQGKVVAAGAPGEVLTSALVRQLYQVDCDIMADPATGSPMLVNVRRG; this is encoded by the coding sequence ATGAATGCATTTACCCCTTTGTCGTCCGTGGTGGCCGAGCCGGCGCTGGAAGCCCGTGCGCTCAGCGTCGGCCATGACGCCACCCTGGTGCTGGACGGCCTTGACCTGCAACTGCGGCCCGGGCGGGTGACCGCCATCGTCGGCCCCAATGGCTGTGGCAAGTCGACCCTGCTCAATACCCTGGGCAGGGTGCTGCGCCCGGCTGCCGGCCAGGTATTGCTGCGCGGAGAGGATATTCGCCGCAAGCCCGGCCGTGAGCTGGCCCGGGAGCTGGCTCTGTTGCCCCAGCACAGCGCGGCCCCGGAGGGCATGACGGTGCTGGATCTGGTCCGGTTTGGCCGCCAGCCCCATCAAGGCTGGCTGCAGCAATGGTCGGAGCAGGATCAGGCGGCGGTGGCCGACGCCCTGGCCGCGGCGGATGTGCTGGAGCTACAACACCGGGAGCTGGACCGGCTGTCGGGTGGCCAGCGTCAGCGGGCCTGGATTGCCATGGCCATGGCCCAGTCCACGCCCTTGCTGCTGCTGGACGAACCCACCTCGGCGCTGGATCTGGGTCATCAGATTGAAGTGTTCGAGCTGATCCGGCGCCTGGCGGGCCGGGGCAAGACAGTGGTCATGGTGGTGCATGACTTGATCAACGCCTGCCGCTATGCGGATGAGCTGGTGGCCATGCACCAGGGCAAGGTGGTCGCCGCTGGCGCTCCCGGCGAGGTACTGACCTCGGCCCTGGTGCGGCAATTGTACCAGGTGGACTGTGACATCATGGCGGATCCGGCCACCGGCAGCCCCATGCTGGTGAATGTGCGCCGTGGCTGA
- a CDS encoding iron chelate uptake ABC transporter family permease subunit, giving the protein MNSPSVSLPLPGYWILRLGRRNISLPVSRRALAVNLLLLILLLATAVASLGLGTVRLGPLEVWLALWGEGPALNQLVVRELRLMRVLAGLASGAAFALSGCLMQTLAGNRLATPGIIGIDNAATAFAVASVVGMASSLVPSAMSLIGALVATALVFALAGGSGNRGHRFIVVGLGVGAVAGALTQLMLSMVSIDDANAAFPWTVGSLNARSPAATMLLGAGLLAGLVPALWMGRSLRLLQLPAAVSLSLGVNLRRVRAMSLLLSVALTGLAVAVAGPVGLVALLGPEVARLLCRHRGVPLLASALAGGLLMLLADLAGRLLLAPLEIPVGMVTAVVGSPYLLWMLLTPDRSRP; this is encoded by the coding sequence ATGAACTCTCCTTCCGTGTCGCTGCCACTGCCCGGCTACTGGATTTTGCGCCTGGGCCGGCGGAATATCAGCCTGCCGGTGTCGCGCCGCGCCCTGGCCGTTAACCTGCTGTTGCTGATCCTGTTGCTGGCCACGGCGGTCGCCAGCCTGGGTCTGGGCACGGTGCGGCTGGGGCCGCTGGAGGTATGGCTGGCGCTGTGGGGAGAAGGGCCGGCGCTCAATCAACTGGTGGTGCGTGAACTGCGGCTGATGCGGGTGCTGGCCGGGCTGGCCAGCGGCGCCGCCTTTGCCCTGTCCGGCTGTCTGATGCAGACCCTGGCCGGCAACCGGCTGGCCACCCCGGGCATCATCGGCATCGACAATGCCGCCACCGCCTTTGCCGTGGCGTCCGTGGTGGGCATGGCTTCTTCTCTGGTGCCTTCCGCCATGTCGCTGATCGGCGCCCTGGTGGCGACCGCCCTGGTGTTTGCCCTGGCCGGTGGCAGCGGTAACCGGGGCCATCGTTTTATTGTGGTGGGCCTGGGGGTGGGGGCCGTTGCCGGTGCCCTGACCCAGCTGATGCTGAGCATGGTGTCCATTGATGATGCCAATGCCGCTTTTCCGTGGACGGTGGGCAGCCTGAACGCCCGCTCGCCCGCGGCCACCATGCTGCTGGGCGCGGGCTTGCTGGCGGGGCTGGTGCCGGCGTTGTGGATGGGGCGCAGCCTGCGCCTGCTGCAACTGCCGGCGGCGGTGAGCCTCAGCCTGGGGGTTAACCTCAGGCGGGTGCGCGCCATGAGCCTGTTGCTGTCGGTGGCCCTGACCGGCCTGGCGGTGGCGGTGGCGGGACCGGTGGGGCTGGTGGCCCTGCTGGGACCGGAGGTTGCCCGCCTGCTGTGCCGTCATCGCGGGGTGCCGCTGTTGGCCTCGGCCCTGGCCGGCGGCCTGCTGATGCTGCTGGCCGATCTGGCCGGACGGTTGCTGCTGGCGCCGCTGGAAATCCCCGTGGGGATGGTGACCGCGGTGGTGGGCAGCCCGTATTTATTGTGGATGTTGTTAACCCCTGACCGGAGCCGGCCATGA
- a CDS encoding iron ABC transporter permease: MRTSARVPAQRPLSVLMLGCALLLLTVCLASLLLGAGEVTPGQALAALTGGGDERARFVLAELRGPRTLIGLVTGMTLGCAGALMQTLARNPLAEPGLLGISAGSGFAVTLALLLGATSATLSVLVAQLGALAGCLLVLSAARLQGVGNDPVRLVLAGATLSSLLLALTSMVLLFDQRSADEIRFWITGSVAGRDLATLTAIMPSLALALLLVLMVARPLAALALGEKVATGLGHHPGRVRLLAVVVVALLTGSATAVAGPVLFVGLVVPFVARALAGPDIRRSLWLSALLGPVMVIAADTGSRVLVAPAELPLGVLTALLGAPVLIAVVRGRRLPRL; the protein is encoded by the coding sequence ATGCGTACCAGTGCCCGGGTACCCGCCCAGCGTCCGCTGTCGGTGTTGATGCTGGGCTGTGCGCTGTTGCTGTTGACGGTTTGCCTGGCCAGCCTGTTGCTGGGCGCGGGCGAGGTGACGCCGGGCCAGGCGCTGGCGGCGCTGACCGGCGGCGGGGACGAACGGGCCCGCTTTGTGCTGGCCGAGCTGCGCGGGCCCCGCACCCTGATCGGACTGGTCACGGGCATGACACTGGGGTGTGCCGGTGCTCTGATGCAGACCCTGGCGCGCAATCCCCTGGCCGAGCCGGGGCTGCTGGGGATCAGCGCCGGCAGCGGCTTTGCCGTGACCCTGGCCCTGCTGCTGGGGGCCACCTCGGCCACGCTGTCGGTGCTCGTGGCCCAGCTGGGGGCATTGGCCGGCTGCCTGCTGGTGCTGAGCGCGGCCCGGCTGCAAGGGGTGGGGAATGATCCGGTCCGGCTGGTGCTGGCCGGCGCCACCCTCTCCAGCCTGCTGCTGGCGCTCACCTCCATGGTGCTGTTGTTTGATCAGCGCAGTGCCGATGAAATTCGCTTCTGGATCACCGGCAGCGTGGCCGGGCGGGACTTGGCCACCCTAACGGCAATCATGCCGTCGCTGGCGCTGGCATTGCTACTGGTGCTGATGGTGGCCAGGCCGCTGGCGGCTCTGGCCCTGGGGGAAAAGGTGGCAACGGGCCTGGGCCATCACCCCGGGCGGGTGCGCCTGCTGGCGGTGGTGGTGGTGGCCCTGCTGACGGGCTCGGCCACCGCCGTGGCCGGCCCCGTGCTCTTTGTGGGGCTGGTGGTGCCGTTTGTGGCCCGGGCACTGGCCGGGCCCGACATTCGCCGCAGTTTGTGGCTGAGCGCCCTGCTGGGGCCGGTGATGGTGATCGCCGCCGACACGGGCTCACGGGTGCTGGTGGCACCGGCCGAGCTGCCCCTGGGGGTGTTGACCGCCCTGCTGGGGGCGCCGGTGCTGATTGCGGTAGTGCGCGGTCGTCGCCTGCCCAGACTGTAA
- a CDS encoding iron-siderophore ABC transporter substrate-binding protein — translation MSVKMVIRAAALLAGLLAAQAQAGMRTLETRYGPVTLDGEVSRVVTLYEGALDSSVAVGVTPVGAVATRGSQGVAAYMQDKVGELAMVATARETNLEAVIALQPDLILASSSLPEEQFRLLSAVAPTLVPAIEGLDPDAWKQEARLYGQALEREEQMERVLAGVEQRAAELRQRVQQLPAGDRQAVLARWMPQGPIMMSTRLFSTGLLAAAGFEVQDAGIVKADRPHSAPLSLENLSLMDEDWIFMATLNQDGRDAMAAAERSSAFARLSAVERNRVMPVDGQVWTSASGPLAAHVMLDDIERMLERATD, via the coding sequence ATGTCAGTAAAAATGGTTATCCGTGCCGCTGCCTTGTTGGCCGGTCTGCTGGCGGCTCAGGCTCAGGCCGGCATGCGCACGCTGGAAACCCGGTATGGGCCCGTCACCCTCGACGGCGAGGTCTCGCGGGTGGTCACGCTGTATGAGGGCGCGCTCGACAGCAGTGTGGCGGTGGGGGTGACGCCGGTGGGGGCGGTAGCCACCCGGGGCAGTCAGGGGGTTGCCGCTTATATGCAGGATAAGGTCGGTGAACTGGCCATGGTGGCCACGGCCCGGGAAACCAACCTGGAGGCGGTGATTGCACTGCAACCGGATCTGATCCTGGCCTCCTCTTCCCTGCCCGAGGAGCAGTTCCGGCTGCTGTCGGCGGTGGCGCCTACCCTGGTGCCCGCCATTGAGGGGCTGGATCCCGACGCCTGGAAACAGGAAGCGCGGCTCTATGGGCAGGCGCTGGAACGGGAGGAGCAAATGGAGCGGGTGCTGGCCGGCGTTGAACAGCGGGCCGCCGAGCTGCGCCAGCGGGTGCAGCAGCTGCCGGCCGGTGATCGTCAGGCGGTACTGGCGCGCTGGATGCCCCAGGGGCCCATCATGATGTCGACCCGGCTGTTTTCCACCGGCCTGCTGGCGGCGGCCGGGTTTGAGGTGCAGGACGCCGGTATCGTCAAGGCCGATCGCCCCCACAGTGCCCCGCTGAGTCTGGAAAACCTGTCGCTGATGGATGAAGACTGGATTTTTATGGCCACTCTCAACCAGGACGGGCGTGACGCCATGGCCGCCGCCGAGCGGTCTTCCGCCTTTGCCCGCCTGTCGGCGGTGGAGCGGAACCGGGTCATGCCGGTAGACGGCCAGGTCTGGACCAGTGCCTCGGGGCCGCTGGCGGCACATGTCATGCTCGACGACATTGAGCGCATGCTGGAGCGGGCAACAGACTGA
- a CDS encoding low molecular weight phosphatase family protein, whose product MTSVLFVCHRNAVCSPIAEALLNHLAADRYRVMSAGVEPAQTDAHALAALHQLGVNTDRLSSKGLDAVAGEYFDIVISLCEPAEPAAQAVPAARHMAWHFTDSPCDSQADATRLAQEIYERIKLLVLVQDRQEKSLW is encoded by the coding sequence ATGACTTCCGTGCTTTTTGTCTGCCACCGCAATGCGGTGTGCTCGCCCATTGCCGAGGCGCTGCTCAACCACCTGGCGGCCGATCGCTATCGTGTGATGAGCGCCGGCGTGGAGCCCGCCCAGACCGACGCCCACGCCCTGGCCGCCCTGCACCAGCTGGGCGTCAATACCGACAGGCTCAGCAGCAAGGGGCTGGACGCCGTGGCAGGCGAGTATTTCGATATTGTCATCAGCCTGTGCGAACCGGCCGAGCCCGCCGCTCAGGCGGTGCCGGCGGCGCGCCACATGGCCTGGCATTTCACCGACAGCCCCTGTGACTCCCAGGCCGACGCCACCCGCCTGGCCCAGGAAATTTACGAGCGCATCAAGTTGCTGGTGCTGGTCCAGGATCGGCAGGAAAAAAGCCTGTGGTAA
- a CDS encoding LysR family transcriptional regulator: MQDLLELEGFATVMACGSLTEAARRLGLPKSTLSRRLSQLEARLGQPLLLRRGNRLQATEAGLLFERYSRQILRLAEQGRQAMEDLREEVSGELVVRVHSSCARGWFPQALERFLADYPGVRISLHTEHRPPETGEGQGEIWLWVGPDPDCGLRHEVLCYWPCRLYASPDYFAGQRLPAHPRELAAHAWVDWLGETGEGLVLRHGSEGEYAFQPPPSRLTVDNYTLQLDAIARGQGIGVLPVRFAEGYQKAHPGRLLACLPEWRLPSLPVGLLYSFGRQPKKSTALLACLRRGLPDEWRNPHGEGG; the protein is encoded by the coding sequence ATGCAGGATTTACTGGAGCTGGAAGGGTTTGCGACCGTCATGGCCTGCGGCAGCCTCACCGAGGCCGCCCGTCGCCTGGGCTTGCCCAAATCCACCCTGAGTCGGCGCCTGAGCCAGCTTGAAGCGCGCCTGGGGCAGCCCTTGTTGCTGCGCCGGGGTAACCGCTTGCAGGCCACGGAAGCGGGGCTGTTGTTTGAACGCTACAGCCGGCAGATATTGCGTCTGGCCGAGCAGGGGCGCCAGGCCATGGAGGATTTGCGTGAAGAGGTCAGCGGCGAGCTGGTGGTGCGGGTGCACAGCAGCTGTGCCCGGGGCTGGTTTCCCCAGGCGCTGGAGCGTTTTCTGGCGGATTATCCCGGTGTGCGTATTTCCCTGCATACGGAGCACCGGCCGCCTGAAACCGGGGAAGGGCAGGGCGAGATCTGGCTGTGGGTGGGCCCGGATCCGGATTGTGGCCTGCGCCACGAGGTACTCTGTTACTGGCCCTGCCGGCTGTACGCCAGCCCGGATTATTTCGCCGGACAACGATTGCCTGCCCATCCGCGGGAGCTGGCGGCCCATGCCTGGGTGGACTGGCTGGGAGAGACCGGAGAGGGGCTGGTGCTGCGCCACGGCAGTGAAGGGGAATATGCCTTTCAGCCGCCGCCATCACGGCTGACGGTAGACAACTACACCCTGCAGCTGGATGCCATTGCCCGGGGCCAGGGCATAGGTGTGCTGCCGGTGCGCTTTGCCGAAGGATATCAGAAGGCCCATCCGGGTCGTTTACTGGCCTGTTTGCCCGAGTGGCGGCTGCCGTCGTTGCCGGTCGGCCTGCTGTACTCCTTCGGGCGGCAGCCCAAAAAGAGCACCGCCCTGCTGGCCTGCCTGCGGCGCGGGTTACCCGATGAGTGGCGCAACCCTCACGGCGAGGGCGGTTAA
- a CDS encoding TonB-dependent receptor domain-containing protein, producing the protein MSEPFNASASFTRTALSKALGLALLGAGSAAVADEFTALDTVVVTAAGFEQNIAEAPASISVISREELQKKAYTDITDAVKNIPGVYVTGGGKAQDISIRGMAPAYTLYLVDGKPVSAGRSVNTNGSDGGKQIALPPISMIERVEVIRGPMSSLYGSEAMGGVINIITRKTEGAWSGTISSDYTKSFNEVSNDARQVNLFAGGALIPGLLAAQINGSWQGADESDFAGGDDGAASTPDSTRTKGGVKLILTPDEANEIGLAWDTAALDETATPGKSIGFTDGRGNPTEASTYTYHKDVYQLSHDGRYGDLMLSSYLQHDVSEQVQDLTKREEVTIFNTQGSYFWRDHVLTLGGQYKFEDFTDETNGLLASGVPGAVAQVDRWIAALFAEAEWSLTDRLNLTTGLRYDDDELFGGHLSPRAYVTYLLTPEWTLKGGVSTGYKQPGLAEATEGFGRRTGRGTALIIGNPDLQPEKSTSYEAGFVYQSQELGLNSSLMVFRTEFKDKIAEDRVCQNGDMGDQSSWTCQFNGNDYWFLSERKNIAEAEMQGAELSLDYDLTRDLHLSSSYTYTESEQKSGEFAGEPLNKIPEHMANASLDWQSSDRLNLWAQANYRGETSDFLSRTSMSDGTPGYTFFDAGLVYALTPGTDLTAGIYNIADKEVTNETYGAVLDGRRVNLGIRIDF; encoded by the coding sequence ATGTCCGAGCCTTTTAACGCTTCCGCTTCCTTTACCCGCACCGCGCTGAGCAAGGCGCTGGGCCTGGCATTACTGGGAGCGGGCAGCGCTGCGGTGGCCGACGAGTTTACCGCCCTGGATACGGTGGTGGTGACCGCCGCCGGCTTTGAGCAGAACATTGCCGAGGCGCCCGCCAGCATCTCGGTGATCAGCCGGGAAGAGCTGCAGAAAAAGGCCTATACCGACATCACGGACGCGGTGAAAAACATTCCCGGCGTTTATGTCACCGGGGGCGGCAAGGCCCAGGACATCAGCATTCGTGGCATGGCGCCGGCCTACACCCTGTATCTGGTGGACGGCAAGCCGGTGTCTGCCGGTCGTTCGGTCAATACCAACGGCAGCGATGGCGGCAAGCAAATCGCGTTGCCGCCCATCTCGATGATAGAGCGCGTGGAAGTGATCCGCGGACCCATGTCGTCACTCTATGGCTCCGAAGCCATGGGCGGCGTGATCAACATCATCACCCGCAAGACAGAGGGGGCCTGGAGCGGCACCATCAGCAGCGATTACACCAAATCGTTCAACGAGGTCAGCAACGATGCCCGGCAGGTGAACCTGTTTGCCGGCGGCGCCCTGATCCCGGGGCTGCTCGCCGCCCAGATCAACGGCAGCTGGCAGGGGGCTGATGAAAGCGACTTTGCCGGTGGCGATGACGGCGCCGCCAGCACGCCGGACAGCACCCGGACCAAGGGCGGCGTCAAGCTGATACTGACCCCGGACGAGGCCAACGAGATTGGCCTGGCCTGGGACACGGCCGCCCTGGATGAAACCGCCACGCCGGGCAAGAGCATTGGCTTTACAGACGGCAGAGGCAACCCCACAGAGGCCTCGACCTACACCTATCACAAGGATGTTTACCAGTTGTCCCATGATGGCCGCTATGGCGATCTGATGCTCAGCAGTTATCTGCAGCACGATGTATCGGAGCAGGTACAGGATCTGACCAAGCGGGAAGAGGTCACCATTTTCAACACTCAGGGCAGCTATTTCTGGCGTGATCATGTGCTGACCCTGGGGGGCCAGTACAAGTTTGAAGACTTTACCGACGAAACCAATGGTCTGCTGGCCAGCGGGGTGCCCGGCGCCGTGGCCCAGGTGGATCGCTGGATTGCGGCCCTGTTCGCCGAGGCCGAATGGTCGCTGACCGACCGGCTTAACCTGACCACGGGCCTGCGCTACGATGATGACGAGCTGTTTGGCGGTCACCTGTCCCCACGGGCTTACGTCACCTATCTCCTGACCCCGGAGTGGACCCTGAAAGGCGGTGTGTCTACCGGCTACAAGCAGCCGGGGCTGGCCGAGGCCACCGAGGGCTTTGGTCGTCGTACGGGTCGAGGTACTGCGTTGATCATAGGCAACCCGGATCTGCAGCCGGAAAAGAGCACCAGCTATGAGGCCGGCTTTGTTTACCAGAGTCAGGAGCTGGGCTTGAATTCCAGCCTGATGGTGTTCCGTACCGAATTCAAGGACAAAATTGCCGAGGATCGTGTCTGTCAGAATGGTGATATGGGAGATCAATCCAGCTGGACTTGTCAATTTAACGGCAATGACTATTGGTTTCTCAGTGAACGCAAAAATATTGCGGAAGCTGAAATGCAAGGGGCCGAGCTTAGCCTGGATTACGATCTGACCCGGGACCTGCACCTGAGCTCCAGCTACACCTATACCGAGTCGGAGCAGAAGAGCGGCGAGTTTGCGGGTGAGCCGCTGAATAAAATTCCCGAACACATGGCCAATGCCAGCCTCGACTGGCAGAGCAGCGACCGGCTCAACCTCTGGGCCCAGGCCAACTACCGGGGCGAGACCAGCGATTTTCTCAGCCGTACCAGCATGAGCGACGGCACACCCGGTTACACCTTCTTCGATGCGGGCCTGGTCTATGCGCTCACGCCGGGCACCGATCTGACCGCCGGCATTTACAACATTGCCGACAAGGAAGTTACCAACGAGACCTACGGCGCCGTGCTGGACGGTCGCCGGGTCAACCTGGGGATCCGCATCGACTTTTGA
- a CDS encoding metal ion ABC transporter substrate-binding protein has protein sequence MIKKVCLLLLLCLGPGAQAAEPGPVLATAVPVLHALGQSLMQNTGVEVAYLPPRRLPVNRIPGWLGKADAASLPDATALLTIESVWPALSAYPLLRQRNIAVIPVDVAQELAPQGAQVSLRPNLSEPDYFWLDTNNLLLMTNVAARDLARIWPEQAGKIETNRRALQRHIQRQSLAMDELLFNANIGALATDDERLVPLVMGLALPQVSSERADLRLGAGKGSSEPGLWRLTPLARPGKGDLTAWLSELTAGLEHTLTATP, from the coding sequence ATGATAAAAAAAGTCTGTCTGTTATTGCTGCTGTGTCTGGGCCCCGGTGCCCAGGCCGCCGAGCCCGGCCCGGTGCTGGCCACGGCGGTGCCCGTGCTGCATGCCCTGGGGCAGTCGCTGATGCAAAACACCGGCGTCGAGGTGGCTTACCTGCCGCCCCGGCGCCTGCCGGTGAACCGCATTCCCGGCTGGCTGGGCAAGGCCGATGCCGCCAGTCTGCCCGACGCGACCGCGCTGCTGACCATCGAGTCGGTGTGGCCGGCGCTGTCGGCCTACCCGCTGCTGCGCCAGCGCAATATCGCGGTGATCCCGGTGGATGTGGCGCAGGAGCTGGCGCCACAGGGCGCTCAGGTGAGCCTGAGGCCCAACCTCTCCGAGCCGGATTATTTCTGGCTCGACACCAACAACCTGCTGCTGATGACCAATGTGGCGGCGCGGGATCTGGCCCGCATCTGGCCCGAGCAGGCCGGAAAAATCGAGACCAACCGGCGGGCGCTGCAACGGCATATTCAGCGCCAGTCCCTGGCCATGGACGAGCTGCTGTTTAACGCCAACATCGGCGCCCTGGCCACCGACGACGAGCGGCTGGTGCCGCTGGTGATGGGGCTGGCGCTGCCGCAAGTGAGTAGCGAACGGGCCGATTTGCGCCTCGGTGCCGGCAAGGGGAGCAGCGAGCCCGGCCTGTGGCGGCTCACGCCCCTGGCTCGCCCCGGCAAGGGGGATCTGACCGCCTGGCTGAGCGAACTGACCGCCGGCCTGGAGCACACCCTGACCGCCACCCCCTGA